The genomic window TTTCTTTTCTAACTGGTTGTAATGGGTGGAAGCTGCATGTCGGAAAACATCAGCTCTGTCTTCAGAGCACTAGTCTGAGCCACAATTGTCCTTCAAGAAGACGCTTGCTGAATCCAAATTTGAAAAGTCGGCCGTCACAGACTGTAGTTTTATGTAACCTGACATTGACTGAAGCACTCAGTGTGTTTGCGTGACTTTGCAAGGACGCAGAAGAGTGAGACTGAATAAAAAGGGCAAATGGGAACTTCCTTCTCGCTCCACTCGTTGCCATGGATACCACAAGCACAGGAACAAGGAGCTGAACAGGAACACATGATCACAATAACCACAGGCTATTATCTGACAAGTAATTCTAACTTATTTCCCATAGTAGAGCTAggaatattttttcttcttgttatACTTTTGCATCATATCCTCTTTCATCCACTGTCTTTTGACATTTAGCACATTCATATTCAGGAAATATTCAGCTGCACAAGTGCAGATTTGCAGTCTGATGAATATTGAaagtgcaaaaatgaaaaaacgaAAGAATGAAAGACGAACGAAATACCGAAAGAATGTCAGAGAAAGTGATGAAGGCATGGATGGAGGGATGCTGCAtcataacaaaaataaacacagtatttctaatgttcacagttttacagtgtattaccATGTGGTATTGGTCCTCAGTCCTGATTATGATCATTCTGCTACAGTTCTTCTACGACTCAAATTtgatttttaacacattttattctgcAATAGCCACTGGTTTGCTACAGCAGAGTTTATACTCTGAATATAAGTGCTCAAATCATTTTAACTTGTCACAGTGAATATACTGAGCAAATTGATGATGCTTCAAAATGGGCAAACAGATCTACAGAAATGTcttcagaggcagaaacatTAAGAGTAAAAACTCTTCATGTTGTTCTTGTGTAGGGCGATCTGCTCTGATGTACTCACTGGAAAATTTCTTTGATTGTAACATGACCAGGACTGTGTGTCTTAGCTAATTAACAATCCATTGACATCTCCTGCACTGAGGATGCCAGCTGCTGGTGTGCAGGCAGCTGGAGCCTGCCCGCTTTCTATTCTTTCATGTGAGGGACCGTACAGATGATTTGCACTTTTTATACAGTTGATGATGAGTATGATGACAtcaattatttttctattaccaccctctgtcagtctctgtcaCATTGTTCTATTTCAGACCAGCAAACTGTTACTTACAGTTTCACATTTGTGTCTAATGTCATCTTGCCTCAGTCCTGGCGTTTCTAAATGACAGCAACGCTTTACATCACAGTCACCGGTAATGAGCGCGTGGGCAGTACTAGCTCCTCTCTTTAACACCTGGCAACAAAGTCCAAGGATTTGTCCATGGAATCTCTTTCCTGCTCTTTTACTCTGTCTTCAGGGTGAGAAATATAAAGAACACGTTGGCAATTTTGAGCGTTTTGTGAATTAACTATAACAAGTGTAAACTTTACATTTATGTTGATCATTTTTTAATACATTGGCTCCAATGCTCACTCACTATTTGGATTTGAGTGAGCATTGGAGCCAATGGATTTGCTGTCTTTTAGTTGTCTCTGCCACCAGAACACTTTCCACAGCATCAAAGCTAATGCAATTTGCAGTCATAACACAGAATAAGACAAAAGCATCCTTGTCATTACTTTGGAGCGATGGTTTTTATATGTGTGCCGTATGAGACATCAAAAAGCACTTGGAATAAATTCCCAACTTTGTACTGACTGCTGGGAACATGGAGCCAACAGTCAGAccttattttttttgtcactggaTAGAATAGTGAAATACAACAAAGGACTTGTAAcagcattcttttttttcttctatgcTCATCTTATTTTGAGTGTTGTTACACTTGcccttttttaaatattgaaaatcaCTGAGCTGGCTGTTTTTGGTATCTATTTACTCCAAAGTAATGAGAAAAGCTGTATTACTAATGGCCATTATGCTGGCTGTGggagaaatattttcagtgtccATATGCTGTCGAAATATGTGTGTAGTTGTAAATGTATCACATCCCTGATACCTCATTCCCCTCAGCATCATTGATGCGGACCTCTGGCTCCATCTTGCGGGCACATAGAGTAAGTGCAAATTAGAGAGAAGAGCGgtaccttttttcttttttgccagATTGCGATTCTCCGCCAAGTTGAGTTACACGTCAGTAGTGAACCTGTACTGGTGAGTGGACGTGTACAGTGCACGTCAGGCGGTTCCCGGATGCaccaaacagaaacatggaACGGGTAGTGGTGGAAGTGCCGATCAACAACGGTGAGATACATTACCACCTCCACGCCTAACGCGCCGTTCAACCACTTACGTTAACATCTCCTAAGAGGCATTTGGAGCTTCTCTCGATTCGTACGCAaatgctcctcctcctcctcctctgacgCATATGGTCCGGCAGTGAACGTGCTGTAGCCTCTGTTGGGCTataagggttgcagggggaTATTTGTCTCGTTTCTCTGCATTAATTCTCGTAGCTGCAGGCTACCAGCTGCTTGCACTTGCGCACAGTGGAAGGCAGCAgttgcagagctgctgtcatctGTCAAACATCAGTTCTGCAGCTGACAGACTGCTGTCACTTACCTCTCTGCACCAAAACACAGACCAAATGTATTCCCTATGTTACTTCTAGACACAGAGATAACATGTAATTACACGTGACAGTGACAGCAAAATAATCCCCcactataaaatatattttaagtaCTAAATTacgtttttcttttctttaaagtCCATGCACTTATCTAACATGGATCAGTTTATACTTAATCTTCTGTCAGGAAGTGTAATGATCTTGATGCAATGAAACCAGTGGGCTTCCTACTTCTTCATTTTcaagaaggtcagaggtcaggggaAATCTGAACTAGGCTGTCTGTGTGAAGGATAGCTCTCCAGTTCATTATGGCACCTAGCTATGTTTCAAAATATTACTTGTCTTTAAATATTGTGCATCCTAATCTTTTATATGCTATTACCAAATTCAGGTTTTTCCCTTGCCGGCCCTTCCATGACCCCCCGAAAGCGTCAAGTGCGGTTTTCAGCGCGGCACGACATCATCCTTCTTCGAGAGGTCATCGCCCAGAACCCCTTTGCCTCAAAAGAACCAGGTTagtccttttttttaaaggactAATCCTCCTGAAAAGACTTGGTCAGTTGTAGAGAGCTGAAATTCATGTGTGACCAATGCGTGGtcacattaaaatatttctaGTGGAGCTACAGTGGTATTTAATGGAggattcaaaaaaaaaaaaaaacatcaatagtTACCCTGCTACTGTACTAATATACTACCACTATAACTCAAGcagtaaggaggaggaggattctTTATTAAACGTGAACATACCTGTTCATGTGCTAATTAGACACAAAGTTGATGGCCCATATTCTGTATATTCAGATGTGTGTGAACTCATTCATCTTTACCAGGACGGATCTGGGCCCGTGTGGGGGAAATTATCACAGCAGCCCTCCAAGATGAAAACTTTGAGGTGGATGCCAGGAGGTGTAGGGAGAGAACCATGCTACTGCTAGACTACTACAAGAAACAAGACTTCCCCAGCCTACGCAGGTTGGTTCAAGCAGCAGGACCCATATTTAAGGAGAATTAATTTAAAAGTAAGCTGTACCTCTTCCTGAGGAAATAATGGCCCTGAACTGGATGTGTGGTATAGTAGAGATGTGCAGGTCCTTACCAAAAAGAAACCAAgtttaacgtgtgtgtgtgtgtgtgtgtgtgtgcatttggtGTACTCAGGTTTGGAACAGAGAGGTTGTACGCCCAAAAGGAGGATCTGCTACATGAGGTTTTAGAGTTGGAGGCTGAGAAAGGGCTCTTGGCCGGTGGTGACAGCACAAAGTACCAGGTGGGTGTCAGTGGTGTCGTGTAAGTTACAGCTTTCACCACAAAGCTTCATGCTGcagtttctttattttgtgGCACTTCAGAGTTAAAGGCAGGGAGTGACAAGAATATATTGTCCAGATGTTCCCAAACTTTTAAGCTTGTTACCCCTtaaagtgtctgttttcagtcCCTTGTCACAGGTTTCATGTCTAGGAGTTGTGAGCAGTTCTAGAGTGATCCCTCTTTCAAAACTTCATCTCACTGATATTTGGAGGCCAGAAGATAcaaaattttcaatattttcacaagaaaaaatctttttagAGAAAAGGTCTTAAAGATAACACAAACGTGTACAGCACATTATGTATCTCTCTCCTAACAATCATTACTGTACccatcatgtttattttgtgaCCTTTGATAGGATCCAACCCCCAGATGGGAACCAGTGGTTTAATCTATTTAGGCTCAGATTAGATATGTTGTACCGTATGTTTTCAGCTTGCTTTGAACATTCTGTTACTGAGCTAGAAATACACTCTATCATCAGATCAGATGTTATCTCATTAAACCTAGAGTTGATGCActactgttttctctctcactgttgtAGATAGTGTATCTGTTCTAATTTACTGGAACTGCTCTCAATTTCCAGAGAAATTGGAAAgtacatatttttctgttctgtgaaACAATGTAGccacttctcttttcttcctcttggtGGCATTCAGTCACAAGTAAACTTAGATTCCAACTGCTTATACAGCAGTACAGTGCAGTACTActattactgctgctgttaccACAATGACAACTTCCCTGTTATAGAAGTGATCTTGTCCTTGTCTTTTCCAGGATGATGAGCTGAGAAAACGAGCCATAGAGGAATTGACTCTGCCAGAGCAGGACAAACCCAACATCACtatcacacaaacacccactgcAGGTAAAAACAGATTCAAGAGGCTAGACAGGACAAGACGCTGTCTCTGATACCAACAGCACTTACTTAAAATGGAATCATTATTTTCTCCAGTGTCATTCCTTCTAAATCATTACAAATCACAATGAGGTCTGTTAAATCAATGAAATTAACTCGTAAATACTGTAAAAGTAGTAGAAGACACTTTCTGTCACTGGCATTGGGTTGCAGTGGCAGCAGCCTGTTAACATTAAATTGATGACAACTTCATTGGTTAGACATGGAAAGGTGGGACCTTTATTTCCTGTACTTTAAATAGAAATTCACATCCTGAAAAAGAAATCAGCAAGTCACTCAGCTAATGAACAAATTTAAATAAGTAAGTATTGTCATAGCAGAACCAGAGGAAGATCGCGAGGAAATAACTGAGCTGTCAGCAGCGCCCACAGCCAAGCGACCctgtcagtgctgctgccaGACCTACTCTGAGATTCTCAGCTTCCTGGAGAAACGCTCGGAGGCAGAGCAACGGCTGCGAGAGGAGGAGCTCGCCCTTCGCCGGGAGGAACTAGAGATTCAGAGGAGTATGTTTTTCATTAAGCTGTGTAGTGTGGTTTTGAATCCAAccctgtgtaaaaaaaaaaaaaaaagcagagtaaAAATCTTTGTCTCAGCTATGTTATAGGTATTCCTTAATTTCTATATTGGCTCATTTTAgttaaacagtttaaaaaaatatataagaaTTACTTGACTGGAACGATGCTTGGACTCTTGCATTTGTCAAGTTTATTACAAGATTAATTATAAGTAAATTGGGCAATAAATACCCTGTCTACTGATGCAACGCTATTCATTTTAATAGAGGAACCATTAGTAAACAGGCTCTAAAACCTCATTTATACAAAAAATTGGAAATATTGGAAGTTGGAATAATTTAAATTTAGCCAGATAATCACTTTgaatttctgtttaattttaaaaatctgagaTTAGAGGAGTGATTTAGAACCAGACTGaattaaagaggaggaggtgggaacCATTACATTATTAAAGACTGAACACATCAAGTCattaatgaaaatgcaaaagacATGAATAATTATATGGTGACACTGCCACCATCCTCAAGGGATATTACAAATGTAGTTTCCCCTTCTTTATTCTCAGGTAAGATCGCTCTGGAGAGGGAACGTCTGGgagctgagagaaaagagagggaacgGAGATTTGAGCTGGAGAGCCAAGAGAGGCAGGTCATCTTGGACCTGCTAAAAGAAAAGGTGTTGAAAGGCTGAAAGAGAAAACCTGTATCACCTGCATTTTTAGTGGCATCTTCAAAAAAGTCAAAGAAGGAcatatagcaaaaaaaaaacaaccatggTTGACTgcaaaaaaggaaggaaaacaggGATGGAGGAAGTGAAAAATGTGATCAAAGAGATGAACAGTGCAATGAGATTTAAAATGTTGGACAGTAATGCAGTATGTGCAGTTACCTTACCTTGTGTGTGCCTGTTATGCAGGCAcattcagtatgtgtgtgtggttcacaAAGTACCAGGAAAGACAGAGTTGCTGACAGTGTTTAAAAGCATTAATATTTGCCAAAACCATCTGCACATGAGCTGAACTGTATGGATTCAGATAGAAAATCCCTGTGCTTTGCGCCTGCATGAGGATTTAAAAGTGCTGTAATTGTTGGACTGTCACCTGTGAAATGGAATGCAGAAAAGGGTGTGGTTACTTAGGTGTGGTGATCCACTGTGCCA from Lates calcarifer isolate ASB-BC8 linkage group LG5, TLL_Latcal_v3, whole genome shotgun sequence includes these protein-coding regions:
- the si:dkey-45d16.4 gene encoding trichohyalin isoform X1 gives rise to the protein MERVVVEVPINNGFSLAGPSMTPRKRQVRFSARHDIILLREVIAQNPFASKEPGRIWARVGEIITAALQDENFEVDARRCRERTMLLLDYYKKQDFPSLRRFGTERLYAQKEDLLHEVLELEAEKGLLAGGDSTKYQDDELRKRAIEELTLPEQDKPNITITQTPTAAEPEEDREEITELSAAPTAKRPCQCCCQTYSEILSFLEKRSEAEQRLREEELALRREELEIQRSKIALERERLGAERKERERRFELESQERQVILDLLKEKVLKG
- the si:dkey-45d16.4 gene encoding scaffold attachment factor B1 isoform X2; translation: MERVVVEVPINNGFSLAGPSMTPRKRQVRFSARHDIILLREVIAQNPFASKEPGRIWARVGEIITAALQDENFEVDARRCRERTMLLLDYYKKQDFPSLRRFGTERLYAQKEDLLHEVLELEAEKGLLAGGDSTKYQDDELRKRAIEELTLPEQDKPNITITQTPTAEPEEDREEITELSAAPTAKRPCQCCCQTYSEILSFLEKRSEAEQRLREEELALRREELEIQRSKIALERERLGAERKERERRFELESQERQVILDLLKEKVLKG